A window of Pedobacter lusitanus contains these coding sequences:
- a CDS encoding alpha/beta hydrolase family protein, with the protein MKKSLLTLFLFTASVGAFAQDAVNYQQPPKAIADLLLAKPTPTVSIDGKAEWMLLSTKNSYPSVEELAMPEFRIAGLRINPNNFSPSRQTFISNFTLKNIRTGKTAVIDGLPAPLFAAHATWNPSQNKISFTQTSQKGVDLYIIDITTLKAVKVNKQPLNVVLGSGITWVDDATILYRVATKPASSIPVKPLMPKGPTVQQSIGKAAPNPTYQDLIKSPFDEQLFEFLATSQLVQYKNGVQTSIGQPAIYTTIKVSPDKKYLLQETISKPFSYLVPFEGFPSVIKITDLSGKPIKVLANLPSAEGKPSGYDNTQNIPRDYDWRDDEAATITWAQPLDSGLIKKQVPFHDAVYALNAPFTGQAKELFKTQNRYRNTKWGNQTLALVEEGQRSKQTIKVSRYNPSAGTMETLYELSQNDKYNNPGSAVTGKNVFGRQVVVTVDNETKLLMNNTTGSSPKGDLPFLAKFDLTTKKNEIVWRSAEGTYEYIDDVLDAKKLILLTRKESQKDVPNYFIKNLVLRMADRQVTDFTNPYPDMVGVIKEKISYKRADGIDLTGDLYLPKGYDKAKDGPLPTLIWAYPREFNSAADAAQIRGSKDRFTTISWGSPIYWVTQGYAVLDNAEMPIVAKEGKKPNDTFVDQLKLNAEAAINKLADLGVGDRNRMAVGGHSYGAFMTANLLAHTNLFKAGIARSGAYNRTLTPFGFQNEDRTYWEVPQLYYEMSPFSYADKIKTPLLLIHGDSDDNQGTFPMNSERLFNAIKGFGGTTRFVFLPYEAHGYRGKENILHTLWEMNSWLDKYVKNAK; encoded by the coding sequence ATGAAGAAATCATTACTAACCTTATTTTTATTTACCGCTTCGGTCGGCGCATTTGCACAGGATGCGGTAAATTACCAGCAGCCCCCAAAAGCAATAGCTGATTTGCTGCTTGCAAAACCTACACCAACGGTTAGCATAGATGGTAAAGCAGAATGGATGCTGTTAAGCACTAAAAACTCTTACCCTTCTGTTGAAGAGCTCGCTATGCCCGAATTCCGTATTGCAGGATTGCGTATTAACCCAAACAACTTTTCTCCCAGCAGACAGACTTTTATCAGCAACTTTACACTAAAAAATATCAGGACAGGAAAAACGGCAGTAATCGATGGCCTTCCTGCTCCATTATTTGCAGCTCATGCTACATGGAATCCTTCACAGAATAAAATCTCTTTTACGCAAACCAGCCAGAAAGGTGTTGACTTATATATCATAGATATTACCACACTAAAAGCAGTAAAAGTTAATAAACAGCCACTCAATGTAGTCCTTGGAAGCGGCATTACCTGGGTGGACGATGCTACCATACTATACAGAGTAGCTACAAAGCCTGCATCCTCAATTCCTGTTAAGCCCTTAATGCCAAAAGGGCCTACAGTACAACAAAGCATTGGGAAAGCAGCACCAAATCCTACTTATCAGGATCTGATCAAATCACCTTTTGATGAGCAGCTATTTGAATTCCTGGCTACCTCACAACTTGTACAGTACAAAAACGGAGTACAAACATCAATTGGTCAGCCTGCAATCTATACAACTATCAAGGTTTCTCCGGATAAAAAATATCTGCTGCAGGAAACAATCAGTAAGCCATTTTCTTATCTGGTTCCTTTTGAAGGGTTTCCTTCTGTTATAAAAATCACTGATCTATCCGGTAAACCGATTAAAGTTTTAGCCAACCTGCCATCTGCCGAAGGCAAACCATCAGGCTATGACAATACACAAAATATTCCGCGTGATTATGACTGGAGAGATGATGAAGCGGCAACAATCACCTGGGCTCAGCCATTAGACAGCGGTCTGATCAAAAAACAGGTACCTTTCCATGATGCAGTATATGCGCTGAACGCTCCCTTCACTGGCCAGGCTAAAGAATTATTCAAAACCCAGAACCGTTACCGCAATACAAAATGGGGAAACCAGACACTGGCCCTTGTTGAAGAAGGACAACGCAGTAAACAAACTATAAAAGTCAGCCGTTATAACCCTTCTGCAGGAACAATGGAGACACTTTATGAACTGAGCCAGAATGATAAATACAATAATCCCGGCAGTGCTGTCACCGGGAAAAATGTCTTTGGCCGCCAGGTAGTAGTCACCGTAGATAACGAAACCAAACTGTTAATGAATAATACAACCGGATCATCACCAAAAGGAGATCTTCCGTTTCTTGCCAAATTTGATCTGACTACTAAAAAGAATGAAATAGTATGGCGCAGTGCAGAAGGAACTTACGAATATATAGATGATGTTCTTGACGCTAAAAAATTAATTCTGCTGACCAGAAAAGAGTCACAAAAAGATGTACCAAACTATTTCATCAAAAACCTGGTACTCAGAATGGCTGATCGTCAGGTCACAGACTTCACCAATCCATATCCTGATATGGTTGGTGTGATCAAAGAGAAAATTTCCTATAAACGTGCAGACGGGATAGATCTTACAGGTGATTTATATCTGCCTAAAGGTTATGATAAAGCTAAAGACGGTCCTTTACCAACGTTAATCTGGGCATATCCCCGTGAATTTAACTCTGCGGCTGACGCTGCTCAAATCAGAGGTTCAAAAGATCGCTTTACTACGATTAGCTGGGGCTCTCCGATTTACTGGGTAACACAGGGCTATGCAGTGCTTGACAATGCAGAAATGCCGATTGTAGCTAAAGAAGGTAAAAAACCAAATGATACTTTTGTCGATCAGTTGAAATTAAATGCAGAAGCAGCTATCAATAAACTGGCTGACCTGGGCGTTGGTGACAGAAACAGAATGGCCGTTGGCGGACATAGCTACGGTGCATTCATGACAGCTAATTTACTGGCACATACTAATTTGTTTAAAGCTGGAATCGCGCGCAGCGGTGCTTATAACAGAACACTGACTCCTTTCGGATTTCAAAATGAAGATCGTACCTACTGGGAAGTTCCACAGTTATATTATGAAATGAGCCCATTCAGTTATGCCGACAAGATCAAAACTCCGCTTTTACTGATTCATGGAGATTCTGATGATAATCAGGGTACTTTCCCAATGAACAGTGAGCGCTTGTTTAATGCAATCAAAGGTTTTGGCGGTACAACCAGATTTGTCTTTCTGCCTTACGAAGCCCACGGTTACCGCGGTAAAGAAAACATTTTACATACCTTATGGGAGATGAATTCCTGGTTAGATAAATATGTGAAAAACGCAAAATAA